CACCCAGAAAGAGCCCTGTGGGGGAAAGAAGGAGATGGGCTGGTGCCCAGGGTATCTTGGGTCCCTGTGGGGTGAGAGCTGGGGTACCAGGGGAAGGACCTGCAAGGAGGAGCAGCCCCACAGAGCTGTACTTGCTGATGCTCACCAAGTCCCAGTACGTAGCAGCCAGCCACAGGGGACCCACAgggagcagggccaggcagaAAGGGGGGGGCCCAACTGTGACCCAAACTCcttgcccagccccagggaagCTCCTGGTGCCACCCCTGAACTGGCCATGGGAAAACCTGGGGTCACAGCGTGGCCACCAACCTCTCAAGCTCCCAGTGCCaagctgtccccaggctggatTCACCAGGAGCCAGAACAGAGTTGAGAGTGACAAACCCTGCAGGAGCCTTGGAGGAACAaagtgggaagcagagggggctcagctccagccctggggcagTGCCAGCTGGGGTCCACGTCCCCTTCCCATGCTCTGAGCATCTCTCATGACTCCGTGCTGGGTTCTTAGGGGTGGGTGTGAAGTGCTCAACAAGGAGAGTGTCAGGAGGGTGCTTGGCTGCCATCATCACTCAATTAACGTGGTGCAGAGACATTCCTTACCATAAAAAGCCAAGGAGCACACGGAGCCATTCCCCAGCATCCAGCGTGACTTGGATGCTTGAGATCAACCCAAAGGGGCTGAGAggctccccctgctcccaccccacagGAGGGGGGGCTCTGGATGAagtgtgctgctctgctgctgctgctcccaaaGCAGGTCTGGctgatgcagcagctgctcaccaGGGCAGGGAGCCCATCCACCTCCCCACATTCATCCCCTGTGCAAGGAAGGGGCAAGGGGTGTGGGAAAGGTTAGAGTGGGAGGCTGGATTTAGGGACAGGGCCCTGGTGTCTCAGTTTTCCTTTAGGTCAGTAAAAACTAGGGTCTTAGGCTCCCATACAGAGAGGAAGCCACCTCTTCCCCAGGTACTCACCAGCTCCTCCCTGTGGTGCAGCTGCCACTGAGCCAGGTTCTCAGCCTCTCATCCCTCTTTGTTCCCCAAGATGTGGCCAGGGAATCCTTCTGGCAGAAAACAACCCAGccagttgctgctgctggtaaCAGACCAGGAGGGAGTGGAACATTTTGCAGCTCATTCTCTGAATTCATCTCCCCTCTGAGCTGGACCAGCTCCATCACCTTCAGACAGCTTTCCTGTGGGCACAGGATGACAACAAAGCCCAGAAATGCCTCCCTCAGTGTAGGCCATGCAGAGGCATTCCCAACACCTCCAGAGAGCACGATGTGGTCCCATTCCACACCCTAAGGGACCTCACAGGTTTTCTTTGGGCTCTGTTTAGCACAAAAGCACCAGCACAGGGATGATACCACCTCCCCCAGCCAAGCTCAGTGGCTACAGAAAGGCTGTGGGCAAAgctctccccttccttcccctggcTTTGCCTGCAGCACTTCCAGATCAAACTCCTCACCCTGgcattaaaatctgttttacagCCTCAGCCTGAGCACGATGAATTCCACAGTCTCTTGGAGAAAGAAATCCAgatcagctttctgctgctgtggcagAAACAGACCCAGAGAGACAGAATCCAGCTCCTTCTGGTGAGCATCAGTGTATCCAGCACCACACATAATTCAAGCCAGCAGCACTTTGCTTGTGCTTAAAAACACTGTGGAGTGCCTGGCAGCCTTCAGAGGCTCTtggagctggcagagaaaaaaCTGGTTAGCACTGAAGTGTCATGATGGAGCTCCCTCTGTCAGGACTCCAGGCTGCCACCACCCTGTCTGCCATCACCTCATGCAGGACAGGGAGCCACTGCTGGGACACTCTGTGAAACTCAGGGGTAAAACATACCCTGTGTGTAACTGGACAGCACCACCATGGCCTGACACCATCATGCTGCAGAAATGACATCCTGGCCCATCAGAGAACTAAATAGCAGTTAAGAGTAACATTGTGAAAACCCTTTGGGATCCTACAGAACTGAGATTCCCAAGTCCTATCAGGGAAGCAGGTAGCATCACTTGGAGTTTACACCCTCCTGCCCCTAACAGAACTGTACCCAGAAAGGTTCTGGGGTTCTTGTTGGTTCTTTTTCAACACACCCACCCAGTGAGATGCACATAAAAGCATCCAGATTTATAGCCAGGCCTGAAGATGCACAAATAGAGCCCACGCAGAACCCTTGACTCTGGATCCAtggaagaaagcaaaggcagcCAGAAGGTAGAGTTTCCACAGGTTTATAAATCTGATAAATACAATTATAACACCCTGCCCACCACaatggggcagagggggaggaaagggagtcCCAAAGGTTGGGGAGAGAGTGCTGACTTGTACGTGGCAGCTGGAGAGTACATGACAGCTGGAGATTTATGCTGATGTGTCAAACAGCTTCTCAATCATCTCCCCCACCTGGTCGACCTGGtatttgatgtatttttcagGGTTCTTGGTGAAGGGCACATTGCCATATCTGCAAAAGAAGACAGCCCCCAGGTAACCAACGACTGGAACACAGCAAAGAGACCCACTGGCCCCTCCTCTTTCACAAACCAGCTCCACTCCAGCATGCCCCACTTGAATCTGATGAGACATTTTGTAGGGAGCAAGTGACCTGGTTACAATCAAGTTTGGCATGAATAGCCCAGGGTGGCTCAGAGCTTTGTGCTCCCTAGAACATCTGCACCCACCCCCACCAAGGAATCAGGGTGACAGAAGGTGCTTGCAGCGAGGGGATTTCAGCTCGAGGATGTTTTAGTGTGCAAGGTAGAGAAGCTAAGACAGGACAATAGAAAACTGCCTCAGCTCAGGCTACTCTGGACCTCAAAGACCTCAGTAAATCCAAAGAAGAGGGGACACGGTTGCAAGAAGTTGTCACCTGTTCAAGAAGGCACCATAGGTCTCTTTCACAATGGTTTTCTGGGCCCGGCGGATTTTGTCCCGCTGCTCCACGTCTGGGATTGCCCAGGCCTTCTGGATCTtacacagctcctccagcccatcGTTGAAACCCTGTCCAAAGTAACACTCAGTGAGCATCCTGTCTGCAGTTGTGTCTCTAGACTGAGACTGACGTTCTTCTCCCCTGCATTGTCAACAGGCAGCTCACTGTCTGTCCCAGTCAGCCAGGGGATGTTCTTACCCCACCTAACACCTCCTCACCTTAAAGCGTTCCTTTATCATCTGCCTCTCCTTGTCCTTGAGCTGCAACAAGGAGGGAAAGGATTTGATTTTATTGCTGGAAATAAATTTACAACATCCGTGTTTGCCCACAGCCCCCCATCCAACCTAAGTAATATCCTCCCTACCTGGCCTGAATTCCCTCTCCTacagcagggaggagagagagctGCAGTGAGCAGCACACACTGCATGCAGCAGTTGGCTTTCATCTGAAGAAGGTTTAATGAGGGTAATTTTCAGACAGAACAGACATAAAAATAGATTCCTTTATGCTTCCAGCCTTTTATAAAGGAAAGGCTCATGGTTTTGCAAATCCAAAATAGAAGCATCCGCTCAGGTGAAAATATAAGAATGGAGGCAGAGATTAAAAGATTTGTATGAATCTGGGGCAGTGCTGCTCTCCATTGTGTCCCAGCCACAGTATTCACTCTGCAGAGCAATACTGGCAAAAGATATAAAGAAGGTTTCTGGAGATTTTTTACTATGACAAAGGAGGAGATACTTCTGGCAATTTCTATTGTCTCAGAACCATCCTTGCCCATCCTCTCACCTTCACTCCTGGTTGAAAGACAGGCAGGTTTCTCTCCAAGATGTAATCTGTCACCTTCAACCAGCTGCACATGAAATGAGATTGAAAAGAGGCAAAGAGGAGTTACTTGTGCTTCTGTGTCTTCACCCATGACCCAAAGGCTGCCCCAGATAACACCCATCCCAAAACCTCCCCCCGTGATCCCTCCCCCTGTCAGATTAATTGCTTGGAAAccaaaatatttggctttgGTTTTAACCAGTTTCTGTTTCAGGCTTTCTCCCACTGCTCCAGCTCCCAAGGAGCTCTCACTGACAAAAGGGAAGAGTGGAGGATGCCAGCTGACCTGCGCTGGTAGGTCTGGATCTGCTGCTCAATGAGCTCCCGGTAAGATCTCTCAGCTGTCTTCTGGGTCACAGCCACCAACTGGATCAGCTCAGacctgaaagaacagaaaactcAGGGAAGCACATGAACCAACTGCTCTCGGGGCTGCTAGCAGGGTGGCAACATTTCACATCCCTATCACCAAGTTCTTTTCTACCTTTTACAATAAAAGGGACCTTGAAAAGCACAAACTAGGAGACAAAAGCTACTCCAAGTTACTTTTCAAAGCCATGTGTTCAGTCCTCCCAAGATCAAAGGGCTCACTACAACCTAAGGCTTCTCTACTGCTTTGATCTTCCACTCTGGTGTAATGCAGTTTATAACAgcataaagcttttaaaagggCAGTTTCAAGGATGGAAGAAAGACCAGAGATGAGACAGGCCAGCAAGTAAATGCACTCAGTGTACATCTCTGCTCCAAACCCATGTTTGGAATCAGCCTGAACTCCAGGGAAACTTACCCAGGTCACACTTACTTTTCCAGAGATTTCAGAAtgtagttgtagttgttgtGCAGAAAAATGGCACTCAGAGCTGGGTCTTCATAAACTTTGGATTTGCTAAGAAGGTTAAGCTGCAAGTTGCCCAGCACTTTGCcttaaagaaggaaaaccagaatCACAAGTTTTGCCCTGAAACTTCTCATTACTGACAATCCAAACTGAGCTCTCTGCACTGTCACTGTGGGCTCACAGCAAAGTGaacagctcagccccagctgcatGTGTAGGCCAGGGTACAATCCTGTGTATTTAACAGCACCAGTGGTACAGGGCAACTGATGACaaaagctctgcagcacagcaagctGCTGCACTGTGCTTTGTCCTGTCTAACCCTTCCTGAAACTCCCAGTTTCACCCTTTTTTCCAACCCTCCCCCTCAGACTCCAGCTCAAACATGGAAAGATCAGATGGAGTAAGAGACACAGCCTGTGCTCTTCACCCAAGGATGAGCTGAGTGAAGGACAGCCAAGGGGGCAGGAATGGGAAGGTGTGCAGAGTACTCACAGATGTAGGTGCTCAGCAGCCGCCTGCTGAACTCTGAGCTGTAACTgctggctgaggagctgctctctgaaaagaaaaagagtctCAGGGCAGTTAACATGCCACggggagggtgtgtgtgtgtgtgtttgtgtggtCAGCCTGCCTCTATTCAAACAAACCTCCTCCCTGTTGCTATGAAGTTAGTGCAGTGCTCCTGTCGGCAGCTCCCTGCTTCAGTGCCGACTGCCAGTGGCTTATCCTGGGTGAGGGGGGAAGAGCTTTGCACCCCTCAGGCCCTGTGTCTGCACCAACTGCTGAGCACTCCAGCAGAAATCTCTCCTTCCTAGTGCTCAGAAAATACCCTCTTAGTCAGAAACAGTCATGAAACACAtcctccccatccttccccaCCACCTGAAAAGGGTTTGCAAGTACTAAAAACTGGCAACCAGGGAACAAACGAGCTGGCACTGGGAAGAGCAGGGACACAACAGTCATTGAAACAAGCAGAAGGGCTCTGGAAAGTTTCAGCCATCCCCATGGTTGCTAACAGGGCCTGCTTGGCTCTGTGTGCCAGCACAGGAGCCTGCCCTTACAAGCAGTGACTCTGGGCTGGCACATGTTCCTCTGTGTATGCATAAGAAATGGTTTTCTGCCTTCAAGGGCTCGTGGGCACGGGGCCCACGGGACACGTGGGGTAGAtatctcctcctccccccaccaGAGAGTTTGGCAGCTGGGCATAGCTCGGGTGGTCCAAGTTCAAAAGCACCCCATGGGAAAGGTCTCGAGGCTCCTGTTGCTGGGAGTTGGACAATGAGGAGCCAAGCACACACGGGATAAAGCATGATACCAGCTGGGCCAATTTGCTACCCATGCCAAAGAGATTCAGTGCCACAAAAACATCTTTTGCCTGCTTCAGCTCATGTGCCATCCCCCATTGTCTGCTGGTGACAAACCCTCCCTATTCAGCAAGAGTTACTTaccctccccttctcccctttgTGTTATTTACCACTCCTGGAGGATAAAGAATTAACATACATCACCAGAGTCCGAGGCAACATGAACAGGTACGTGTGGGTAAGTCTGCTTACCTCTGGGATCTAAAGGAATATTGTATGTGTCCCCAAGAACTACAAGGATTAGGCAAAGCAGAGAGaacaggggagggaggagagagaaaaagaaatgcaaagtgcaAAAAGACAGGTTAGAGACCACCATCCCTCTGAGAACAAAGCAGATATTAACACAGAGCAGCCACAGAGAGCTACAcaggagagcaggcaggagtCCCTCCAAGGCCACAGATGGAATGGAGACCACAGTGGAAAGGCAGAGTCACCCTGCTAGAGACACTGTCATTGTTTGCATCTAGCAGGACACCTTGTTCCAAATCTTTACACAGCAAATTCCTCTACACCTGATGGGACAATGAGCCAcaatttaaaagttaaaaaaaaacctatgtTACCTTCTGAATCAGCTCCTGTGGCAGATCTCTACTGCGTGACCACGTCAGTGTTTGAAACAATGGTGCTGACAACACCATTCAGGGAAGGAAGTGGGAAACAGTTGgtttctccaagaaaaaaaatccagactaGCCCTTTGGCCAAGGAGAAAGAGTCAATGTCCAGGAGGCCCTCAGCCCACTGAGCTTGCAagtggagagggaaaaaggcAGTGGTTAGAGGAGGTGTGGCAAGAGTAGAGATATCCAAGACTGAGTTAATTGAGAATTGGAAGAACTTTCCACACAGGAATTGCATATAAGAAGCTTCCCTGTTCCCCTGGCTCCTAATGGGCTCCCTAACTCTCTCCAAAAACCAGCCAGTGgcttcttctctcttccagtCTCTGCACCCCCTGAATCTCCAGTtctccacctctccagcctgctctATTCATACTTGAAAGCCTGAGCTCTGCCAAGGCCAAGGGCTtactggagagctgggagctgctgctctgcagagaagcaAGAATCCTGCTCTAGCTGATACACAGCAGCATCCTGTtacaggaagcagcagctcttggcTTCTGATCCACACATTTCTTTCTGGAAGTAGTCCCTAAATCTAAACCTTCTCTCTGACCATGGCCAGATGCTGAGGTGAAcattcttgctgctgctgttataCCCTGACCAGTGGCAGAGAAAGGCAGCAATTCATCTACACACAGCCTAAGCAAAGCTAACTCAGCTGGCCCAACCACCCTCACTCCAGCACAGTCAGAGAGGACCACACAGCATCAGATTTGAAGCTAAATGACTAAGGCATCCTCTTGTGCCACCACAGGACACATCTGTAATAGACACCATCCCAAAAGTACCTGACAGGCACAAGTGTGGAAGGACCAGCAGGGGAACTCTCTACATCCCTTGGAGTTCTCCAGATACCCAATTCTGTGGTCATGGCAGATTGGAGGACAAGACAAACCACAGGGTGAAGGATAGGAGGAAAACAAGCTCACCATGCATCATGAGGTTTGATTACTTTAGGGAAGATGTCCAGACAATTTGGGGAAGGAACTgcatgcctgaaaaaaaaagccctatgCATGTATGTACCTTGTGATGCCAGCATGGCACCTGCTGTCTCCTGGAAATCCAATAATTGCTGCAGGAAAAGGATGGCCTGGAAGCAAAGGAGGGGAGTTATGAGCAACCAAAATTGCATCTCCTATGCTCTGCTATTAGGGATCATGAAGGaccactttttttccccacacttaAAAGCCTCCAAGAAACAAATCACTACACTCCTTTGAGTTGCTGGGCTTTACCCACACAGTCATATCATGGCTTAACAAGAATAATTAGTTAATGACTTAATGGAAGCCAGTTAATTGCCCTTGCAATACCAAGATAGCTTAAGAAATTTCCCTACTGCTCTTTTTGAAACTTCTTCAGAAGCTGTTTTTCACAAAGGATGGTTCAAATCATCATCACATACATTGCTGGTGAGTTCATGAACTGTCCCATCTTTTGGCATGTTATATTCTTTGTCCGGATCATTCTAAGGGAAGAGAGAGATAAGAGGTCAGCACCTAAGGAACCTGAAGGCACCTACAGTACAACTGCTGCTGCAAGTGAGCTGTAGGCTTGTTTATCCAGCCTATCTCAACACCCTCAGATCTGGCTCTTGCAGTGCCATCTCCTGGTGCCCAGAAGCCACAGCTCCTACACACCAACAGCTCAGAACCACAGGAGTTTGTTCAGCAAGTGACCACCAAATGTTCAGCTCACCTACCAGGCAGGGCATTCACCAAGCCCACCTTACACTGCCACAATTTAATACGAGtcctccaattttttttcagtcagtaattttcctttctttttaactaAGATTAGATTCCAAGTTTGACTTGGTATCTGCagataattattattatttgtagtATGTCTGTCAGGGTCTTAAGCAGAGGCCTCTTCTATTTGCAATCAGCACCAAGCATTTGCTATTTGCAGCTGACTGTCCAATGTGATCCAGCAAGCTCTTGCTTTAAAGTCAGAAACTAAGTTGTCTCAGGGAAAGCTGAACTAGGGATTCTGCTCAGAAAACCTCACTTCCAAGCCTGCTGCTCTAGCCAGAGGGAACACTGAGGGAGCATCCTACCTTAATGTTGTCTGCAAACTCTTCCAGTGCCTTTGCACCAGTGGTCTCCATGGAAGTGATCAACCCTGGCAGTTTGTTCTTGGTGcctgctgcagttccctggAATAGTTCCATAACAgatcagagaaggaaaacaaacaggatCTGAACTTTcacccagcccctccccaccccatcACTTCGTTCTCAATTCCTCATGTACCAGGAGAATATTTTCAGCACCACTGACAACATGTGAAAGCCTACATTCTTCTGCCAGCCAAAAAGGGAAGATGTTGTGACCCTAATGGTGACCAGAACTTGCTACCTCTCATGTTTCCTCTTATGCAGTACCTGATACATGAGGTTGGTGCCTCACTGTCACCAACTGGAAGCAGATGGTAGGGAGCCTTGTTAACCTGGATGCCAGATTTGAAAGGAATACCTTGAAAACCTTGTGGCATGGTCCAAGCAGGCTCTCCTCAGAGCAGCCCATCTTCCAGACATCAGCAAGCACAGCCTAAACTAAGTTCAACAGTATCAGAGATTAAACTCCTCAGAGGCTATGTATACAGCAGAATAATGTAGATGATCTATCACCAGGTCATGACTTGAACTGAAAAGATCTGCTGCTGAGTTCACCatcacagaaaggagaaagctgCATTTATGTTGCTTCCAGTCCATGCTGGAGGACAGAAGCAGCATGACTTTGTTCAAAGCCATTGTGATCATTCTTTCCAAAAAGTTCTCCAAGCCACAGGACCCTCTCCAGTCCCATCATGCTTACCTGCAGGACCTGATCAAATTCTGGCTTCATCTGCTTAAGATGCTTAAGGATGGGGAAGATTGTGAGCACAGCTGAATAGTCGTGTCGGATGATGGCTTTCCGGGCAGCTGAGACAATGTTATCCCCCTCCATGATCAAGTTATCCAAAGACTCCTGCAACAAAGCCAGAGAGTCAGGAAGAAGCAGAACTTCTGCCCAGGCAGCACAAGGGGCTCAATGCAGGATACTCATTAAGGATGCCAATTTAGCTGATGATTCATTTGTGGTGCGTTCTCCAGGGTCTGTGTGGACCTCAGTTCCCTAAACAGGTCCTGGAGGACACCCCTAGTACTCatcagcacccagagcaggtGGTGGAAACCACATCCTCccaaggaaggggaaaggaaaaagactttgtgcccttgtggccaagaaggccaatggcatcctggggtgcattagaaagggtgtggttagtaggtcaagagaggttctcctccccctctattctgcattggtgaggccacacctggagtattgtgtccagttctgggcccctcagttcaagaaggacagggaagtgcttgaaagagtccagcgcagagctactgagatgattaagggagtggaacatctcccttatgaggaaaggctgagggagct
Above is a genomic segment from Heliangelus exortis chromosome 20, bHelExo1.hap1, whole genome shotgun sequence containing:
- the EXOC7 gene encoding exocyst complex component 7 isoform X8, whose translation is MIPTEEVSARRREIEDKLKQEEETLSFIKDSLEKSDQLTKNMVSILSSFESRLMKLENSIIPVHKQTENLQRLQENVEKTLSCLDHVISYYHVAKDTEKIIKEGPTGRLEEYLACMDKIQKAVEYFQDNNPDSPELNRVKSLFERGKESLESEFRSLMTRHTKPVPPILILDLISGEDEMDTQEEMSLEHLPESVLHDIIRISGWLVENGRNQDFMTVYFQIRSVQLDRSIKGLKDHFRKNSSSTGVPYSPAIQNKRKDTPTKKPIKRPGHEHDLRVKHLSDTLSDKHGPAAGRDDVFDIEIDAYIHCVSAFVKLAQSEYQLLTEIVPEHHQKKTFDSLIQESLDNLIMEGDNIVSAARKAIIRHDYSAVLTIFPILKHLKQMKPEFDQVLQGTAAGTKNKLPGLITSMETTGAKALEEFADNIKNDPDKEYNMPKDGTVHELTSNAILFLQQLLDFQETAGAMLASQVLGDTYNIPLDPRESSSSASSYSSEFSRRLLSTYICKVLGNLQLNLLSKSKVYEDPALSAIFLHNNYNYILKSLEKSELIQLVAVTQKTAERSYRELIEQQIQTYQRSWLKVTDYILERNLPVFQPGVKLKDKERQMIKERFKGFNDGLEELCKIQKAWAIPDVEQRDKIRRAQKTIVKETYGAFLNRYGNVPFTKNPEKYIKYQVDQVGEMIEKLFDTSA
- the EXOC7 gene encoding exocyst complex component 7 isoform X7; translation: MIPTEEVSARRREIEDKLKQEEETLSFIKDSLEKSDQLTKNMVSILSSFESRLMKLENSIIPVHKQTENLQRLQENVEKTLSCLDHVISYYHVAKDTEKIIKEGPTGRLEEYLACMDKIQKAVEYFQDNNPDSPELNRVKSLFERGKESLESEFRSLMTRHTKPVPPILILDLISGEDEMDTQEEMSLEHLPESVLHDIIRISGWLVENGRNQDFMTVYFQIRSVQLDRSIKGLKDHFRKNSSSTGVPYSPAIQNKRKDTPTKKPIKRPVLIPGHEHDLRVKHLSDTLSDKHGPAAGRDDVFDIEIDAYIHCVSAFVKLAQSEYQLLTEIVPEHHQKKTFDSLIQESLDNLIMEGDNIVSAARKAIIRHDYSAVLTIFPILKHLKQMKPEFDQVLQGTAAGTKNKLPGLITSMETTGAKALEEFADNIKNDPDKEYNMPKDGTVHELTSNAILFLQQLLDFQETAGAMLASQVLGDTYNIPLDPRESSSSASSYSSEFSRRLLSTYICKVLGNLQLNLLSKSKVYEDPALSAIFLHNNYNYILKSLEKSELIQLVAVTQKTAERSYRELIEQQIQTYQRSWLKVTDYILERNLPVFQPGVKLKDKERQMIKERFKGFNDGLEELCKIQKAWAIPDVEQRDKIRRAQKTIVKETYGAFLNRYGNVPFTKNPEKYIKYQVDQVGEMIEKLFDTSA
- the EXOC7 gene encoding exocyst complex component 7 isoform X12 codes for the protein MIPTEEVSARRREIEDKLKQEEETLSFIKDSLEKSDQLTKNMVSILSSFESRLMKLENSIIPVHKQTENLQRLQENVEKTLSCLDHVISYYHVAKDTEKIIKEGPTGRLEEYLACMDKIQKAVEYFQDNNPDSPELNRVKSLFERGKESLESEFRSLMTRHTKPVPPILILDLISGEDEMDTQEEMSLEHLPESVLHDIIRISGWLVENGRNQDFMTVYFQIRSVQLDRSIKGLKDHFRKNSSSTGVPYSPAIQNKRKDTPTKKPIKRPGRDDVFDIEIDAYIHCVSAFVKLAQSEYQLLTEIVPEHHQKKTFDSLIQESLDNLIMEGDNIVSAARKAIIRHDYSAVLTIFPILKHLKQMKPEFDQVLQGTAAGTKNKLPGLITSMETTGAKALEEFADNIKNDPDKEYNMPKDGTVHELTSNAILFLQQLLDFQETAGAMLASQVLGDTYNIPLDPRESSSSASSYSSEFSRRLLSTYICKVLGNLQLNLLSKSKVYEDPALSAIFLHNNYNYILKSLEKSELIQLVAVTQKTAERSYRELIEQQIQTYQRSWLKVTDYILERNLPVFQPGVKLKDKERQMIKERFKGFNDGLEELCKIQKAWAIPDVEQRDKIRRAQKTIVKETYGAFLNRYGNVPFTKNPEKYIKYQVDQVGEMIEKLFDTSA
- the EXOC7 gene encoding exocyst complex component 7 isoform X6; its protein translation is MIPTEEVSARRREIEDKLKQEEETLSFIKDSLEKSDQLTKNMVSILSSFESRLMKLENSIIPVHKQTENLQRLQENVEKTLSCLDHVISYYHVAKDTEKIIKEGPTGRLEEYLACMDKIQKAVEYFQDNNPDSPELNRVKSLFERGKESLESEFRSLMTRHTKPVPPILILDLISGEDEMDTQEEMSLEHLPESVLHDIIRISGWLVENGRNQDFMTVYFQIRSVQLDRSIKGLKDHFRKNSSSTGVPYSPAIQNKRKDTPTKKPIKRPGTIRKAQNLLKQYSQHGLDGKKGASNLIPMEGRDDVFDIEIDAYIHCVSAFVKLAQSEYQLLTEIVPEHHQKKTFDSLIQESLDNLIMEGDNIVSAARKAIIRHDYSAVLTIFPILKHLKQMKPEFDQVLQGTAAGTKNKLPGLITSMETTGAKALEEFADNIKNDPDKEYNMPKDGTVHELTSNAILFLQQLLDFQETAGAMLASQVLGDTYNIPLDPRESSSSASSYSSEFSRRLLSTYICKVLGNLQLNLLSKSKVYEDPALSAIFLHNNYNYILKSLEKSELIQLVAVTQKTAERSYRELIEQQIQTYQRSWLKVTDYILERNLPVFQPGVKLKDKERQMIKERFKGFNDGLEELCKIQKAWAIPDVEQRDKIRRAQKTIVKETYGAFLNRYGNVPFTKNPEKYIKYQVDQVGEMIEKLFDTSA
- the EXOC7 gene encoding exocyst complex component 7 isoform X13, yielding MIPTEEVSARRREIEDKLKQEEETLSFIKDSLEKSDQLTKNMVSILSSFESRLMKLENSIIPVHKQTENLQRLQENVEKTLSCLDHVISYYHVAKDTEKIIKEGPTGRLEEYLACMDKIQKAVEYFQDNNPDSPELNRVKSLFERGKESLESEFRSLMTRHTKPVPPILILDLISGEDEMDTQEEMSLEHLPESVLHDIIRISGWLVENGRNQDFMTVYFQIRSVQLDRSIKGLKDHFRKNSSSTGVPYSPAIQNKRKDTPTKKPIKRPGRDDVFDIEIDAYIHCVSAFVKLAQSEYQLLTEIVPEHHQKKTFDSLIQESLDNLIMEGDNIVSAARKAIIRHDYSAVLTIFPILKHLKQMKPEFDQVLQGTAAGTKNKLPGLITSMETTGAKALEEFADNIKNDPDKEYNMPKDGTVHELTSNAILFLQQLLDFQETAGAMLASQESSSSASSYSSEFSRRLLSTYICKVLGNLQLNLLSKSKVYEDPALSAIFLHNNYNYILKSLEKSELIQLVAVTQKTAERSYRELIEQQIQTYQRSWLKVTDYILERNLPVFQPGVKLKDKERQMIKERFKGFNDGLEELCKIQKAWAIPDVEQRDKIRRAQKTIVKETYGAFLNRYGNVPFTKNPEKYIKYQVDQVGEMIEKLFDTSA